Proteins encoded in a region of the Synechococcus sp. BIOS-U3-1 genome:
- a CDS encoding acid phosphatase, with product MRRFAYNCATIGLIAGISVAGLPAGAQTPTYCEPDIGSPANLKIIKHGLLEGYLASDAVPNSLRLLPPHPKQGSLAYDLDVANAESTFPLQGTPRWEVAAIDANLHFPEAAAIYSCAVGVPITKDGTPRLYTLLQRTLTDAGLATYKAKNNYKRPRPFMVNGKPICTPDDETELRGDGSYPSGHTAAGWAWALVLSEIAPERRDAILARGIEYGKSRYICNVHWLSDVQASQIIASGTVAQLQNDPVFRADLRAAKAEVQTLRLQGLTPNGDCGLERRAFQP from the coding sequence ATGCGTCGATTCGCTTACAACTGCGCCACGATCGGGTTAATTGCAGGCATCAGCGTTGCAGGTCTGCCAGCGGGAGCACAGACACCCACTTACTGCGAACCGGATATTGGCTCACCAGCGAATCTCAAAATAATTAAGCATGGGCTTCTCGAGGGTTATCTGGCATCCGATGCCGTACCCAACTCCCTAAGGCTGCTTCCCCCACATCCCAAACAGGGGTCTCTGGCCTACGACCTTGATGTTGCCAATGCTGAATCAACCTTCCCACTTCAAGGCACACCACGCTGGGAAGTCGCGGCGATCGATGCCAATCTGCATTTTCCTGAGGCTGCAGCGATCTATTCATGCGCTGTTGGGGTGCCGATCACCAAGGACGGGACGCCAAGGCTCTACACCCTGCTGCAGCGCACACTGACCGATGCCGGTCTGGCGACTTACAAGGCCAAAAACAACTACAAACGCCCAAGGCCGTTCATGGTCAACGGCAAACCAATCTGCACTCCGGATGATGAGACTGAGCTCAGAGGCGATGGCTCCTATCCCTCCGGCCACACCGCAGCTGGATGGGCATGGGCCCTGGTTCTCAGCGAGATCGCACCAGAACGGCGCGATGCAATCCTGGCAAGAGGAATCGAGTATGGAAAGAGCCGCTACATCTGCAATGTGCACTGGCTGAGTGATGTGCAAGCCAGCCAGATCATCGCCTCAGGCACCGTGGCTCAATTGCAGAATGATCCGGTCTTCCGCGCTGATCTAAGAGCCGCAAAAGCGGAGGTCCAGACATTGCGTCTTCAGGGGCTGACCCCCAACGGAGACTGCGGCTTGGAGAGAAGAGCTTTTCAACCCTGA
- a CDS encoding alpha/beta hydrolase, with the protein MNLRSRIGGDPENVQIHLNDRDVRVTLERRGPENGDLWLLLPALSTVSTRGEWHDFADAMDERCQLVSFDWPGFGDSERPAMPYDANVLREALSGILQHLQRADLDKINVVAAGHSVPIALGLAEQYSQQWAQLVVVAPTFRGPLPTMTGRAGQSFNWVRQLVGLPVVGPLLYRLNTSRPILKLMLRRHVWINRNLLTPQRLREQQQISRQPGARFASVAFVTGGLDAAADSQWWLVQTQRLHCSLHVVLANEAPPRSKQEMLTLADKANRVTDLNGRLGLHEEFGRLLAEAVGANETGMQKP; encoded by the coding sequence ATGAATCTTCGTTCCCGGATCGGTGGTGATCCCGAAAATGTGCAGATCCACCTAAACGACCGCGACGTCCGCGTCACACTTGAGCGTCGTGGCCCAGAGAACGGCGACCTCTGGCTGCTGCTGCCGGCATTGAGCACCGTATCGACCCGGGGCGAGTGGCATGACTTTGCCGATGCCATGGATGAACGCTGTCAGCTGGTGAGCTTCGATTGGCCGGGGTTTGGAGATAGCGAACGTCCAGCAATGCCCTACGACGCGAACGTTCTTCGTGAGGCTCTTAGCGGCATTCTTCAACACCTACAACGCGCTGATCTGGACAAGATCAATGTTGTAGCCGCTGGCCACAGTGTTCCCATCGCTCTCGGTTTAGCCGAGCAATACTCACAGCAATGGGCACAGTTGGTTGTGGTTGCACCCACATTCCGAGGTCCGCTTCCAACCATGACCGGTCGAGCAGGGCAGAGCTTCAACTGGGTGAGACAGCTGGTGGGATTACCAGTCGTAGGACCACTTCTCTATCGACTCAACACCAGCCGCCCGATCCTGAAACTGATGCTGCGTCGCCATGTCTGGATCAACCGCAACCTTTTGACGCCTCAACGTCTGCGGGAACAGCAACAGATCAGTCGGCAGCCGGGAGCTCGTTTTGCGAGCGTAGCTTTTGTCACTGGCGGCCTGGATGCAGCCGCAGACTCTCAGTGGTGGCTTGTGCAGACTCAGCGCCTGCACTGTTCTCTGCATGTGGTGCTGGCCAACGAAGCACCTCCTCGCTCCAAACAGGAAATGTTGACGCTGGCAGACAAAGCAAATCGTGTCACGGATCTCAATGGTCGCCTGGGGCTTCATGAGGAATTTGGCCGCTTGCTGGCCGAGGCAGTCGGCGCCAACGAAACAGGCATGCAAAAGCCTTAA
- a CDS encoding CAAD domain-containing protein, protein MEAEDHGNELSVSHLIQQLLLGLESLKQLNLEGFKQIYPIFLIVFGSVILGLLLSFIATFLGSVNHLPIVGGLFQGVSELIGLVAVVRLITSNLLLQHRRAEVFARIAALKKDLLGGSE, encoded by the coding sequence TTGGAGGCAGAAGATCATGGAAATGAACTGTCGGTATCTCACCTCATTCAACAACTTTTGCTTGGCTTGGAGTCATTAAAACAGTTGAATCTCGAGGGTTTCAAGCAGATTTACCCGATCTTTCTGATTGTCTTTGGCTCCGTAATTCTTGGCCTGCTGCTGTCATTTATTGCTACATTTTTGGGTTCGGTGAATCATCTACCCATTGTGGGTGGTTTGTTCCAGGGAGTGTCCGAACTGATTGGCCTGGTTGCTGTTGTGCGTTTGATTACGTCAAATTTATTGTTGCAACATCGACGAGCAGAGGTGTTCGCTCGGATCGCGGCATTAAAAAAAGATCTACTTGGTGGGTCGGAATGA
- a CDS encoding chromate transporter, with amino-acid sequence MTAIETWWHVVCTFLKLSLFSIGGGNTLLQAYHHEVVETFGWLTNRQFSDLYGLAEAAPGPSSMFVGLLGLGAGWKHGPAWALVTGYSAELAILLPSTVVMLIASVYWNRWRDSPWRMAFERGLGPVTLGILFSVSVTILRTANHSLIAYGLSFMVCFFVLKTKISPLVFIGICGLAGVLGFVR; translated from the coding sequence ATGACTGCGATCGAAACCTGGTGGCATGTGGTGTGCACCTTTCTCAAGCTTTCATTGTTTTCGATTGGTGGGGGTAACACTCTCCTGCAGGCCTATCACCATGAGGTCGTGGAAACATTCGGCTGGCTCACCAATCGTCAATTCTCTGACCTTTATGGATTGGCCGAGGCAGCACCTGGGCCAAGTTCCATGTTTGTGGGTCTTCTGGGTCTTGGAGCGGGCTGGAAGCACGGACCGGCGTGGGCTCTAGTTACTGGATATTCAGCAGAGCTTGCCATTCTGCTGCCCTCCACAGTGGTCATGCTGATTGCATCGGTTTATTGGAACCGCTGGCGTGACTCTCCATGGCGGATGGCTTTTGAAAGGGGGCTCGGGCCAGTGACGCTCGGCATCCTGTTCTCTGTGAGCGTCACGATCCTGCGAACAGCCAATCACAGCTTGATCGCTTACGGACTCTCGTTCATGGTTTGCTTCTTTGTTTTGAAGACAAAAATTTCCCCCCTTGTGTTTATTGGGATCTGTGGCCTTGCCGGTGTGCTCGGGTTCGTGCGCTGA